The following are encoded together in the Coffea arabica cultivar ET-39 chromosome 1c, Coffea Arabica ET-39 HiFi, whole genome shotgun sequence genome:
- the LOC113735353 gene encoding F-box/LRR-repeat protein At4g14103-like yields MMSGYRQKAVKTIPDDVYYTDVDRISNLPEHLLCYILSFIPTKEAAVITVLSKRWRYLFTLIPDIDLQFNFYDSSGENIEYKKNAYFRRFFSFISFGYRVILVRNVRSIRKFRLSIQRVHDYCLPGIQALLSTALLSKVQELEIHLEYKYDPTNSLSPAGAGVFMCRTLTSVKLGWPDVDLIVPDSVCLPNLKLLHFDRLRLVDKDTIKRLMQGCPLLEELKLGFSRFTYGFRHIIVEVVDISGSLRKLILDCSRAEYTVVVKSNSLENLEYEGGCFRNSIICINAPNLKSLAFHADPYGVNFIQSPKSLVSAKIKIPWIDDEATCQHVFKLLNTVQSVKSLELTKYSLEALADFGLSLPTFNNLIRLKIDAMPSCYALSKLNESVPRIEELVLRQVAQDDDFFDFECPSSEVLQMCFIKHVKVIQINRFSEDEYEFEVVECLLQSGEALKKMIIGGFVKPSGRARIWSFKRYSQECQIVL; encoded by the exons ATGATGTCGGGTTATAGACAGAAGGCTGTTAAAACCATCCCAGATGATGTTTATTATACTGATGTTGATAGGATCAGTAATCTTCCAGAGCATCTTCTCTGCTACATTTTGTCATTCATCCCTACCAAAGAAGCTGCAGTTATCACTGTTCTATCCAAGAGATGGAGATaccttttcactttgatcccAGATATTGATCTCCAATTCAATTTTTATGACTCCTCTGGTGAAAACATCGAGTACAAGAAAAATGCTTACTTTCGTCGTTTCTTTAGTTTCATAAGTTTTGGCTACAGAGTGATTCTGGTCAGGAATGTGcgttccattagaaaatttagGCTCTCTATTCAGAGAGTTCACGATTACTGTTTGCCGGGAATTCAGGCATTGCTATCTACTGCATTATTGAGTAAAGTCCAAGAACTTGAAATTCATTTAGAATATAAGTACGATCCTACCAACAGCTTATCCCCTGCGGGAGCAGGAGTGTTCATGTGCAGAACACTAACTTCTGTTAAACTGGGCTGGCCAGACGTGGATTTGATTGTCCCTGATTCTGTTTGTTTACCAAATCTTAAGTTACTGCACTTTGATAGATTGAGATTGGTGGATAAGGATACCATAAAGAGGCTTATGCAGGGTTGCCCTTTACTTGAAGAACTGAAGTTAGGCTTCAGTCGCTTTACATATGGCTTCAGACATATCATAGTTGAAGTTGTTGATATTTCCGGTTCATTGAGAAAACTGATCCTTGATTGCTCAAGAGCTGAATATACTGTTGTTGTCAAATCAAATAgtcttgaaaatttggaatatGAAGGTGGATGTTTCAGAAATTCTATCATCTGTATAAATGCTCCCAATCTTAAATCTTTGGCCTTTCATGCTGATCCGTACGGGGTAAACTTTATTCAGAGCCCAAAATCTCTTGTTAGTGCCAAAATAAAAATTCCTTGGATTGATGATGAAGCAACATGTCAGCATGTGTTTAAGCTTTTGAATACGGTGCAAAGTGTGAAGTCACTGGAACTAACCAAATATTCCCTAGAG GCTTTGGCTGATTTTGGATTGTCGTTGCCAACTTTCAACAATTTAATCAGATTGAAAATTGATGCTATGCCCAGCTGCTACGCTCTATCAAAGTTAAATGAAAGCGTGCCTAGGATTGAAGAACTAGTTCTTCGACAG GTGGCTCAAGatgatgatttttttgattttgagtGTCCGTCGTCTGAGGTCCTCCAAATGTGCTTCATAAAACATGTCAAGGTGATACAAATCAACAGATTCTCTGAAGATGAATACGAATTTGAGGTAGTTGAGTGTCTTTTGCAAAGTGGAGAAGCTTTAAAGAAGATGATTATTGGTGGATTTGTAAAGCCTTCAGGTCGTGCAAGAATATGGTCGTTCAAGAGATACTCGCAGGAGTGCCAGATTGTGTTGTAA